A region of Synechococcus sp. WH 8016 DNA encodes the following proteins:
- a CDS encoding PLP-dependent transferase, producing the protein MSPRDLLRNPCWQGEDLGHPLPDSTHAVSVALPRWRDVIAYEDNDPQCRSQLRAFYPRFALHPLVAEVARKTLAMLPAGMTSAGSSAWPYPNRAAAQLAQDHCHGVAPHASTQIVDQLGLAVLIANAEASPHAKAFWQHAGLGASSRRAAISLNKEAAPAAGSADQAQALVIERLAAIYGCESQQLSLHPSGMAALHTALQWVTALRPGRPTLQIGFPYVDVLKLPQVVFAGSELLLDSSSAAVEAALDRIDPAAVIVELPSNPLLQCVDLSTLARLAHDRGILVIADDTIGSCLNIDPLPHADLIFSSLTKSFAGRGDVLSGSLVVSPWSPWEQTFREQRSITGFVALGDADVIALEQGSRDVQARVPQLNRHAQALAARLNRHPAVARVYYPDQCANFHSLLRPGAGHGCLLSFELKGGSDQAQAVYDALSVCKGPSLGTPFTLVCPYVLLAHYDELAWAKDCGVPAHLLRVSVGLEQPEELWQRFERALSR; encoded by the coding sequence GTGAGTCCCCGCGATCTCCTGCGCAATCCCTGCTGGCAAGGCGAGGACCTCGGCCATCCCTTGCCTGACAGCACCCACGCCGTATCGGTGGCCTTACCGCGCTGGCGCGACGTCATCGCCTACGAAGACAACGATCCGCAATGCCGCTCGCAATTACGAGCGTTTTATCCACGTTTTGCGCTCCATCCTTTGGTTGCGGAGGTTGCCCGCAAAACCCTAGCGATGCTGCCAGCCGGCATGACTTCGGCTGGATCCAGTGCTTGGCCCTACCCCAACAGAGCTGCCGCCCAGCTCGCCCAGGACCATTGCCATGGGGTGGCTCCCCATGCTTCCACCCAAATCGTGGATCAACTCGGACTCGCCGTCTTGATTGCCAACGCTGAAGCAAGCCCCCATGCCAAGGCTTTCTGGCAACACGCTGGTTTAGGAGCCTCGTCGCGACGGGCCGCGATCAGCTTGAACAAGGAAGCAGCACCAGCAGCTGGGAGCGCTGATCAAGCCCAGGCTCTTGTGATCGAACGACTGGCCGCCATCTATGGGTGTGAATCCCAGCAATTGAGCCTGCATCCCTCCGGGATGGCTGCTCTGCACACCGCTCTTCAATGGGTCACGGCATTGCGCCCCGGACGCCCCACCCTGCAAATCGGCTTCCCTTACGTGGATGTGCTGAAACTGCCTCAGGTGGTCTTTGCCGGCAGCGAACTGCTCCTCGACAGCAGCAGCGCAGCCGTAGAAGCCGCTCTTGATCGCATCGATCCAGCAGCTGTGATTGTGGAACTACCCAGCAATCCACTTCTTCAGTGCGTGGATCTCTCCACCCTCGCCCGCCTAGCCCACGACCGAGGGATTCTAGTGATCGCAGACGACACGATCGGCTCTTGCTTGAACATCGATCCCCTGCCTCACGCAGACCTGATCTTCAGTTCCCTCACCAAAAGTTTTGCCGGCCGTGGTGATGTGTTGTCTGGATCCCTGGTCGTGAGCCCTTGGTCCCCATGGGAGCAAACCTTCCGAGAGCAGCGATCAATCACAGGGTTCGTCGCCCTTGGCGATGCCGATGTGATCGCCCTGGAACAAGGAAGCCGCGATGTCCAAGCACGCGTTCCCCAACTCAATCGCCATGCCCAAGCCTTAGCCGCGCGGCTCAACCGCCACCCGGCAGTGGCTCGCGTGTATTACCCCGATCAATGCGCCAACTTCCATAGCCTCCTGCGCCCCGGTGCCGGACATGGTTGTCTGCTCTCCTTTGAACTCAAGGGCGGTAGCGATCAAGCCCAAGCCGTTTACGACGCGTTGTCGGTATGCAAAGGGCCAAGCCTGGGCACACCGTTCACCTTGGTGTGCCCCTATGTGCTTTTGGCTCACTACGACGAGCTGGCTTGGGCTAAGGACTGCGGCGTTCCCGCTCACCTCCTGCGCGTCTCGGTCGGACTCGAACAGCCTGAGGAGCTTTGGCAACGGTTTGAACGCGCCCTGTCTCGTTAG